ctgcacccctgcctccccctccgccttcccctctccttcccctctccttcccatccccctctttttctccctcccagctCTCTCCCCTCTGCACGTGAGTGTGGCTGGATGTGTCTGGGAGGTGCAGGGTCTGACTTCTAGCACAGGCTGGTGCAGAATGAAATGGGAGGCCCCCTCAAAACTTATCAGTAATTCCAAGAGCATTAAACCAGTGCCGGGTTCTGTGTGGCTGCACTGTCACATGCTGGGGAAGCGGGCCCTTCTCCCGGAGAAGCAGGGCCAGGGGAGGGTCAGCGCGCCCTGGCCCAGTGAACAAGCCAGCTGCCGTGGGAGTTGAGGTCTGGGCCTGTTTTCAGGGGCCTAGTGATCACCCCTGCCCTCTTGTGTGTTCCGGCCCCTCCCTGTGAGTCTGAAAGCCTCCCCATTTCTTGCAGAGTGACCTACCCTCCTAGGCACCCTCCCCActtgcccttccctgccccagcccctctcgggcagcccctctcctccttcaGCAAGGTttctccacccccgcccccgcccccgcccccctcccaggGTGGGTAACCTAGGCTGATTCCTGTCCCGACAGAGGCCTGTTCCCATCCAAGCTGTGAGCTGCGGGGGCTCTGGGGTCCCAGCGGGAGTCGCCCGCCCaggctggaggtgggagaagCTGCTGGAGAGTGCGCACCCCAGGGAGTGTTCTGGGCTACGTTGCTGTCTAGCTCCGGGCGGGGAACCCAAGTCGAAGCCGCCCCAGGTCATCACCAGAAAGCAACTGGGTCACCCTTCATTTGCATAGCGCTCTGCATCTCGAGTGCGGTCGGAGGTCTCCAGGCCCGGCGGGGGGCAGTGGGGCCGCGGCGGAAGGCTGGGGGGGGTCCTCGTTCCGGGGGCTGAGACCTGCCTGGGCCTTGGCCCTCGGCGCCAGGCCCCCGGCCCCGTCCGGCGCTTCCCCTGCCCTTCGAGAGCATCTTCCTCCCGGGCCAGGGGAAGGCGAGAGCGAGGGGCGCCAGCGCGGGCGGGGTCGGGTCGTCGCCCTGGGGCCGCGATTGGCCGGCGCCCGCGGAGCAGTGGGATTTGCGGGGCTGCGcggctgggaggggagggcaggggaggggtccGCAGGGCGGTGCGGCGAGGTGGGAAGGGGTGCGCGGGTGAGGCGGGCGCGGATTGGCGGGGCGGAGGGGaacggggcgggggccgggggcgcggggcgggatggcgaggaggggaggggtcctcgggggcggggccggcgcggattggcgggcgggcgcggggcgggggccggggctgCGGCGCGGGGGGCCGGGCAGGTGTCCGGGGCCGCCGCCGGGGCGGAGCGGAGCGGAGCGGCGCGCCCGGCTGCCaccgcggggccggggccggggcgggatGCGGCGTGCCGGGGCGGTGGGCGCGGGGCGCTGAGCCCGGCGGCGGCCCTGGCGCGATGCGCCGCTCGAGCACGGACGAGTCCCCGTACCGGCGCAGCCCGTCGCCGGAGGGCAAGGAGCCGGGCTTGGCGCGCGGCGGCCCCTTCCGGCGCTACAGCGGTCTGTACGGGCGGGCGGGCGCCGGGGACGCCGGGGACGGCGGGGACGGCGGCCCCTTCTTCGGCCTGCACGCCAACCCCGGCCCCAAGGCGGCCCAGGCGCGCCACACGTCGCCCAAGGGCAGCAAGTACGTGGTCTTCTACCTGGACCTCTCCTTCATCTTCCTCCTAGAGCTGAAGCGCTGCAGCATGGCGCGCGGCTGCCTCCAGGGCGTCAAGTTCCTCATGTTCGCCTTCAACCTGCTCTTCTGGGTGagcggcggcggggccgggggccgggggccggggggccgggggccgggggcgaaCCTAGAGTCGTGCTCCAGCGGGGATGGAGGGCGAGACACCAGGACCTAGACGGGCGGGGGGGTGCCCAGGGTCGCTGCCCCAGCTGCGGACCAGGGCTGGCCCGGCCCGTGGGGCGGGTTTCCGGTACCGCGGGGCTCCGGCCGAGGCTCTGCACTCGGGGCCGCTGCCCCGCGTCCTCGTCCCTCTTCCTGAGACCGGCCGTGTCCCGCACCTGCGCGCCCGATGGGGCGGCAAGGCACTGCGCCCGCCTGCGCCGGGGTTCGAATGCTGGTCGTGGCCGGCAGTGCGCTGAGCCTCtggtgccccctcccctccctccgcgCAGCCGACCCCCCCCCAAGTGGACTGACCTATAGGCCCAAGGATCGTGGTTCTCAAGGGGCTGTCGGGGGCCAGGTGGTCCCCTCCAGTCTCTGGAGGCGCTGTGGAAAGGgagagggggtgtgtgtgcaccGGTGAGTTCTCTGGCTGGGCCTGACACTGAGCAGGATGTTGGGCCACCAGGCGTGCTCGGGAGGTGTCTGGTCTCCCCGCTGGCTCTTCTTCCTACATGGTGCGaatgtgcgtgcctgtgtgtatgtgtgtgcacgcgcgtgtgtgtgtcGGGGTGCCGGGCGCCCATAACTTTTGCTGAGGTGGGTTGGGTTTGCTCAGACAGGATGTGTGTGTCCAGGGTCAGAGGTGGCCGCTTCGTCCTCCAGacgagggtgggtgggtggggaggttgGTGGAGATGACAGAATTGCCACGCAGCCCCCGCCCCAGACCTGCAGGGAGCGTGGCAGGCCCCAGCTGGGGCTGCTGTCCCACCGGAGCAGGTCGGAATAAGCCCGCCCAGGCTGGGGTTCCACTGGCTGGGCTAGGGGAGGCTCGGTGGAGAGAGGATGCCAAGGTCACTCCCTGCTCCATCGTTAATTCTCGAGCCAATCCTCCTTCCACAACTAGGAGTGAGGGGGTGTGGCCTGGGCTCTGGACCACACAAGGAGGCTGTGCTTTGCATGCTCATTTGCATGCAGTTCAGTTAAGGCCAAATGCCCAGAATCCTGCTCGTCCTTTCCTTCTTAGGCTGTACTTTTCTCTTCCCAGCTTGTGGTGGGGGTAGTCAGGGGGCCCCGGGAGGGGCAGCCAGCCTGGGCTGCCTGAGGGGTGTGATCCCAGGGGTCTCCTGCTAGGGGCGGTCACCCCAAGAGTTTGTTCTCTACAAGAGACTCCTGGCAGGGATGAGGCCCAGGCCCAGAGTGAAGCACCGTGAGGCCAGGAGCcagagcaggggcggggggcggctgGAGCCCGGGCCCAGCACACGAAGGGGTGAGCATCTTCTCTTGGTGGGGGATGTTGAGCGGCTGCAGTGGGCACCAGTGCAGTTGGCACCGAGTGGCTGGCGGAGTGAGCATGTCACTGCGGGTGGCCAGACCTGACCAGTGGAGCTGCAGGTGGCGGAGGGCCTGGGGTggcggggggcagtggggggcaggTCCCAGGAGTAGACAAGACTTGCTTCTTCCCTATCTGCCCTCCTCAGTGATCTGGGGAGCTgcctgcaggcagaaggagaggtgaCCCCTCAAGGGTCCCCAGGCTGAGCTGTCTTTGCCCTGTGAAGCCTGAAGGAGCGTCCGTACCAGCTGCAGGACAGACACGCTCTGCCAGTCCCTGCGGTGGATCAGAAACCCCTTTGGGACCTCCTCCTGGGCTGCACAATCCATTTCCCTTTTATTCCACAATTCTACTTCCCAGAGAAGCCAGCTGGCCCCCTGCTGCTGACCTGGGCCCGTCCCTGCCCCAGCGTGGTGCCCCGCTGGGGTCTGAGACCCGGAGGGCAGAGAGGGGCACCCAGGCCTGCCCACAGCCCACGGGAAGCACTCGCGAGGCGTGGTGGGAATGGTCAGGAGGCTGAGTCCCGGTTGGAGGTGCCAACTAGGCTGCAGGTGGCTGGGGCACAGGCTAGAGCACCCTTCCCCGGGGCCCCAGCTCCTTTGTTACCTGGGGGTGCTGGCCCCCCACTCCATTTCCCACTGTCACTGGGAGACCCCTGAGCATCATGCCTTAGTCTCCCCACTGGAGCTGAATGTAAGGGTCAGGACTGAGGTTGTGGGAGGGGAGTCCCAGAGGGCTGGACCTCAAGACACTCACCTGCGTCAGTCCCTCTGACCCCACCCTACAGGGCCAGGCCAGGTCAGGTGCTGGGCCAGCGTTTGCCCTGGCAAGTGGGGAGGTCATCATCTGCagctggggtgggatggggggagtTGTGTCTGGTGGGGCAGCCATGCCTGTCCCGGGTGTGGCTCCCAGAGGGAGTGGATGCCGGGGGTCCTggtagtggggggggggcaggagtcCAGGCTGCAGGTgcagatggggggaggggcgcagggAGGTGAGGGGTCCCGAGGGCACCAGCCCTCACACCTGCTTAGAGGTCAAGGTGCCGTGACTTCTCTAACTTCATCCCACCCTTGTCTTGGCTCTCCTGTCCCCCAAGCCCTGCCTGGCCCCCCTTTACCTCCGGGCTTCAACTCTGTTGGAGGCGGACCCCTCAAGGCCCTCACATTGACCCCTTGCTCCTCCAGCAATACCGTCCCCATTGCACCCACTTCCCTGCCCTTAGGGCGCCTCTGGCCAAGACCAGAGTTCCTGACTGGgtctggggaggcagggagtggggagggcaggctcAGCAGATAATTGACTCTTATTTATGTGCCCCGTTTGATGGGTTTTCCTTGGGGGCTCCTGCTTGGGTCTGGGAAGGCAGGGCTGAGGCCTCCAGCCGTGGGTCCTCGTGGGGAGGGAAAGAGTCATCACCTGTCTGTCCTGGCGTTGGTCTGCCTGGTCCTGTGTGGATGGGCTGAGTCCCTGGCTTGTCTCAGTGAAGGAAACAGGCCCACGTGTTGTCACCAGGGCTTGGAGCTGGGGTGACCTGCGGCGGGAGGCTGGGAAGGCACAGGCACTacccagaggaggagagggacacAGGTGCTGGTGGCAGGGGCCCCTCAGAGTCCAGAGCCAACTGACCCTCATAGCCTCTCCTGCCTTCCCGCAGCAGCTGGGGCCTTTGTTGGGGACACACAGCTCCGGCAGGGACACAGTGGCCCTCTTCTGAGGCCTGCACAGGTGCTGGGCAGTGTAGGGCCAGGGTCCCCACGGTGGGGCCAGGGTGTCTCCCGGGAGCCCCATCCATGTTCAGTACCCGGGAACAGGTGGGGTGTACCGTGTGATGCCAGGCGCGGGGTGAGGGTTTGGGGCTGTTCAGGCCCCCACGGTGACAGAGGTGGAGGCCCCAGGGTCggcggaggggggaggaggaaggaggtgctcttcctgcccttcccccgctCTGGGGCAGAGGGCTCAGGACTCCCCCAGGGGCAGTCTTGGTGGCccgggggggcctggggggggcctgggaggaggcGGGGCTGAGCCTAGCGGGGTCAGGGTGCTTCTGTGTCTCCCCCTTGGCCAGCTGCCCGACTCCTCCCGGATTCGGATCAGCCAAGCTGAGGGCccccctcctgctgctcccctggcaggtgtccctccccaccccccttcctgcccctgggcTGCGCACGGCGCTGCCTCTCCCTGCACTTGTGGTCAGGGTCCCTCTgcatggctggggtgggggtcggAGCCCTGCCTGCCTTTTCCTGCTGCCCAGGCCTCCATAGGACTTTGGGTAAATCCTGCCCCCTTGGGGTCTCCTGGCGTCTCCCTTGCCCCAGCTGCACCTCAGGGGGGCCTGGATTTTCCCCTTTGATGAACTGCAGATGATGTCCAAGTGGGTGGCCTGAGTGGGTGGCTGTCACTGGCCCTTGGGCAAGGCCCCTGAGACTGGTGGAGGAGGGGACACATGGTGGCAAAGGGCCCCGTAGAGCTGGGGGCCATGACCTCCCCCCTCAGTCCTCCCTGCAGCTGGGAGGTCACAAGGCAGGGCCAGTGAGCGTCCCAGACCCTGTGGCTCTCGGCCGTGGCCTCCTGATGGTGCTGGGCACGTCCCCGTGTCCAGGCTCGTTTCTTTCTGCGGCAGGGTAAAGCAGGGGTGGCCTGCTGCCTGCAAGTAGGGGTGGGCGGGCAGCCTTGCgatgggtggagggagggcaggcagatTCTGTGATGGGATTGGGTCTGGAGGGCaccagggagctgggggtgggggtgcttggCTGCCCTGGTCAAGGGTCAGGACACTCTCCTCCTTGGGGCCAGCAGCTGGCTGATGGGACAGACGGGGATTCGGGGCCTGGGGATGTTGGTCGGCTCTGTGGTGGCAGTACCGGTCTCTGGGTCCGGCTCGGCGACAGAGCCCTCCCTCCCACGgcgggggtggcaggcagagcgCTGATGCTGgaaccaggtgtgtgtgtggccgAGCAGGTGGCTCCCCAATAGGTTGGGGGTGGCAGCGGTCAGTTAGGGGGCCCCGGTGAGACTCCCCAGCAGTCTCATGgtccactggctgagccagcaggtgcccctGCTGCTATGGTTCTTATCTGTCCCCTGGATGCCCCTTTGCGGTCCAGTGAGCTCCTCCTCGCCCTTGAGGGTGGACTTGGACCTTCCTGAAGCTGCCAGCCAGGGCTGTTCTGTTCCCTGCCCAACCCCTTCTCCGTGGACACTGGCTTCAGGGGGTCCTGTCAGTGGGGCTGTCTCCCTGACGGGCTGGGGCTGGTCTCCTTGTGTCCGAACCTTGGGGGCCAGTGAACGGGGCTGATGACGGTGTGGGGGCTTGCTGGCGTTTAAGAACATGAACGGCAGGCAGTTGCATAGATTTTCAGCGAACGGCCGGGTGACCATATCCGGTCAAGGTGGGGAACATTTCTGGCAGCCCAGAAGGTCCCTGAAGCCCCTTCGCTCAGTCTCCCCGACTCCTGCCTTGGGGCAGACCTGGTTTCTGGCACGGGGGACACATTTTGCCCTTCCTGAACGTGTATAGATGGGGTCCCCTTGTGGCTGTTCTCGGCTGGGAGGGGTGAAACACCTCGCcatgcccagcccccaccccaaggctGTGCTGGCTGCCAGGCGAGGGGCTTCTGGGCACAGGCTTGGCCCCTGCAGGCACCCAGCCCTCCACTGTGTTCCAAGGACGTGGCCAGCTGTCCCGCCATCTGCTGGCCggaggggcagtggcagagggccACCTGATACCTGCCCCTTCatgggcctgggggcgggggtggcatCTCAGACCATGTGGTCCCTATACCCTCAGCCCTAGGCCAAATCGAAAAATGCACAGACAAGAAAAAAGGACAgcaggaatggggggggggggcacaagccaggcactgggctggggcTGGTGACAGGTGAGGACAGAAGATAAGGCGTATGCTCGAGATGCGCTGGAGGGGGTCAGGGAGGCCACAGATGATggcagggcagggatgggggtcCCCAACGGGAGGGCTGGGCCCTTCTCTCAGGCAGTCAGCGGGTCTGCTCCTGGGACCCAGCTGGGCTTTTGTGTGGCTGGGAGGAGAGTCCAGCCAGTGCCCCAGGCAGTGAGAGAGTGGGGCTGGGCAGccgtggggttggggtggggtccCGGCCTCCCAGGAACCTCAGCCCCACTTACGCTGTGTTTGATGTTCTGTGTCTGAGTCTAACGGGCCTTGTGTTTTTCCTGCACTTGGAGGCTGTAATTTTCctgccaaaatgttttaaaagctgCATACgcagaaacattttcaaaattacagGTAATTTTATTAACTGTGTGCATGCATTCTGTTAGTGTGTGTGTCTGAGTTTTTGGTGACTGGTCTGTGCAAACAAGCTTGAACACGGAGGGCCTTGGGGCTTGTGGGCAGGACAGGCCATAGGGCAGCATGTCTGTGACATGAGCCCGTGCGACACGGTGCCGGCGAGGGGTGCCCGTGGCAGCGGGGCGTGTGTGTGTCCCAGCGTGGGTCTCTCCTGACGTCTCCGGGTGGAGGTGGGACGTCGTGAACAGAGTTAATTAAGGAAATCTGTTTCCACCAGTGCTGGGGGTGAGGAGCCCTGTCCTTGGTCCCCTGGAACCTGGActggtccccaccccccacagccgCTTTGCTCCCCGTGTCCTCCCCATGCCCTTCCATGTGTCCCCATGGGACACGGGAGCTCAGACGGGCTCATTTTCCTGCTGACAGGAGCCGTCTGCCGACGTCCTTGAGGCAGGCAGTCAGGTTGTAAAGAACGAGTCAATGTCTCCTTTGCTCAGGGACCTGCCGCAGGAGACGGCCCCACCCACCGAGGCCCCATCCTGGGGGCTCAGCTCGGAGACGTGACTGGCTCAGAGTGGGGGCTGCGTGGTTCAGTGGGGGACAGGCTGGCGTGAGGCCTGGGCATGGCAGCCAGTCAGTGTCCCTCCCCACAGGGAGGTGGCCCACCCTCACGCCCTCCCTGACCCGGGTCCTCGGCCACGGTGTCCCTTCTGTGCACAGCACCCCACTGGGCGGCCCCAGCTTCAACCTTCCCCTGGGGCTTTGGAGATCCCAGAGGCAGTGGGCACACTGTGGGGACACGGTGTCCCTATAGGCACGGAGTGGGGCATAGCTCCAAAAAACCCCCCGGCTCCCAGTTTCTCATCTGCAGGTTGGGTGGGAGGATCGAATGAGCCAGAGCCTGTCCCAGCCTCTTCTGTGCCCCATGATGTTGAGTGGTGCCTCCCACAGGCGGGCGTGGGGTACCCAGAGGCGCTGGATGTCCCCCCGGCCACCCCGCCTGGGGTCAGCACCTCGGACAGTGCCAGCGCCATTGGTGGGGGGCCTGCCTCCATCCCACAGGTGGGGGTGCACACACATCTCCATAACTGCCCTGGGGCTGTGCCCAAGCCCAGCTCTGCAGTGAAGACGTCACCTGTCTGTgtcatccccccctcccccacccgcgcTGGGCAGCTGGCTCCTCACACTGGGTGCACACCCAGGGCCCAGAGGCAATTCAGGCCACTCCTCCGGGTGGGTGCCCCCACTGGCCTCCCACCTCTGAGCCTCGTCTGGGCAGCCTCCCCTGGCCCCCTGGCCCCTGGCACCTCATCATGGCCCTGGGTTTGGTCACTGCATGGAGATGGCCTCACAGGAGGCCACAGGCAGAGGCTTTTGTCACCGTCCATGGTGGGCCCTCTGGGAACTTTCAGGGCCATGTGGTCAGTGCCCTGCACCAGGGTCCCCCTAACCTGgtaccctgccccctccctgtcccttgcCTGAGCTGCAGACCTCCACCCTACTCTGGGGAGGGGCTCAAGCAAGCAGGATGACCCCAGCTTCCTGGAccctgccctgagccagcagcgTTCAAAAGAGGTGTTGTTTATAACTTTTAGACCGCAGTTCTTGTTTCTGTGGAAGGTGCAAAGAGGGGCAGGGGGGCCAGAGATGACCCGCATGTTCACCCTGGGCTGACTGGACCCCCACTGGATGGTGGTGGGCATTTCAGCTGGGGACTCTCCTGCCCTTGGCAAGGCCCAGAGGGATCCCAGACGCTGGTAGGCCTGGGCCAGAGCCCCTGGTGTCTGCCCACACCCTGGGAGCCGTAGCCCCTAATGCTCTTGGGTTGGGAGctgcatcccccccacccccataattGCAGTCTCCTGCCAGCCTGGTTTAATGCATGGTGTGCACACTCCCCAACAGGTTATGGAGAAACGAGTGGTGGCTTCACCCCCATCCCAGGGCCAGGTTGACTGGCCGGTGAGGCCTCCTTGGGCAGGGGTCTCAGAGCCTGTGGGGCCTGCTGAGTCATGGGGTCCCTGCCAGGCTTGGGGAACCAGGCCAGTTGTTGGGGAGGCAATGTGTGTGGATGGCCCTGGCTCCCCTTGGCTCGATTGACTGGGTGGGAGGCTCATTTCCCAGCCTCAGTTTACTGGTCTGGGAAATGGGGTGGGAGTCTGGCCATCTAGGCTCAGGAAGCTTTTGTGGGgtgatgcagggctggatgctGTTTACCCTTGAGTCTGTGACCTAGCCTGTCCTGGGCATGCAGGGTGATCACTCCAAGGGCTGGGTGTTGTGCCCAGGAGAGCCCTGGGGGCTGAGGCCATGGGGGCCAGGCCAGATggtgaggagtggggaggggtcccCAAAGCCGCCTGGCtttccccagagcccagcaggtGTTGGTCGCCAAGTGGTCTCACCGAAGCCCAGGTTTTGGGGGACCAGGTCAGCTTTTGTGGGGCTTGCTGCCCCCAGCCTGCACCTGTTTATTCCTGAGACCACCCAGAGCCCTggcccacccctgctccccccaaGGCTGGGTGTCCCTGTCACCAGGCAAGGCCGCGGGCCCACACGGGGTTCTTTACCACTTTGCCTTCTCACCCTTCTTCCTCTCATTTTAATTGTGTTTGTAATAAGGAACAACTCTGAAATTCAGTAAAAGTTCCAGTGGttgagagggaggggcagcaaGGGCCAGGGATGAGGTTCTCTGCACTGTCCTGTGCTGGCGTCCATGCTGGGGCCTGGTGGGTGCCCTGGGGCTTGTGCTTAGAAGGGGACAGCTGGGGACACCAGGGGGGCCCATGGGGATTGTGGCCACCCACTGGAAGGTGGTTTTAGTAAGAGGGGAGCGTGTGGTCCAGCAGGGTCTCCAGGGGTCGCCTCCCTGACTCTCAGGTCCAGAGAGGCTGTGGGGTAGGTGCAGgccaggctctgggggagaaagGGATGCTTCCTGAAGGGGTGGTGTTTGGGggggccctgggctccctgcccaggctgCCTCACCATGTCACTGGGACAGGGGCAGGCACCCCATTCGTGACCCGAGTGGAGAGTGTCCTCAGACCACATCCTCCCCACGGCCATAGGTGTGGACCTTGGGGTCCCCATTACTGTGGCTGTGGGGGAACCGGCTGGGTGCTGGGACAAGACTAGGAGGGGTGACTGGCCGTGGAGGTTGGCAGGGTGGGCGAGGGTGCACGGGGCCCATGGGATGCCACTCTGGGTGGCCACAGGGGTCTGTTCTGGGGTGGTCTGGAATGTGTGGATGGTGGCCTCactgccctctctccccaccccggcGGCCCCAGCTGGGAGGCTGTGGCATCCTGGGTGTTGGCATCTGGCTGGCTGCCACCCAGGGGAACTTTGCCACCCTGTCGTCCTCCTTCCCGTCCCTGTCGGCCGCCAACCTGCTTATCGTTACCGGCGCCTTCGTCATGGCCATCGGCTTCGTGGGCTGCATCGGGGCCATCAAGGAGAACAAGTGCCTCTTGCTCACCGTGAGTGCACCCCGCACGTGGGCTTCACCTCTGGGGCCTTTGCTCCCTACCTGTGCTGACCCCGCAGGGCCAGCAGGTCATGGCCATGGCCTGTGGCAGCCCCAGGGGGCCTTGCTGGGGCCTTCCAGACCAGGCTGGGGCTGTGGGGTTCAGGTGCTGGGGGGCTGCTCGCCCAGAGCTTAGTGGAGGCCTCCCTTGATGGGACACATGTCCTATCACCCCCCCACACGAGTGCCAGGTGGGGCCCCTCCAGCCGGTACCGGGCCTGTTTGCTCTGCGACCACCCTTCCTgggacccccctccccagctcccgtCCCAGGACCCTCTGTTGAGAGGCTCACAGTCCCCACCTCTGCCTTGGAGACAGATTTACAGGCAGGATGTGTTCCCGTCTTTAGGACCGTTAATCACAGATAATTGAGAAGGGGGAGGATCCCCGGGGTCAGGCTCTGCACCTATTAATAGGTCTAGCAAAGGCCTCCGGCAGCTTCAAGTCCTAAATCACCCCTTCAAATTGATCCTGTCTGAGGAGCCCTTGCCCAGGGTGGGGCCTCGGAGGGCATGTCCCCCAGTCCGTGCAGCTTCCCCAGGTGTTCAGCACATTCCAGATGCTCCCATCAGGGCCTGGGGCTCTGATCCCTTGGAGCAGCAGGTGGGGGTGTGGCTGGGTCCCCAGCTGCCCCGGGGAAGGAAgctgcagtgtgtgtgtggggcccAGCCCTGGCCGTCCCCACAGGGAGACTCGGGAGTCAGAGCCCGGGGCCTGCTGGGGGCATCCTGGGCCCGCACTGAGGGAAGGCCAGATCGGGGGCCCCAGGAGAGGACAGGGCGCGCTCCCTCCGCCTGGGCCCCATTCATGTCTGCAGGAGAGGCGGGGCGGACACAGGCCGTCTCTGCTGCTCCACTGGCCTGGGACTTCTATGGCAGGGTCGGGGCTGTGCCTTTGGGGGTGCTCGAGTGGGAGGCTGTCACCCAGCAAAGTTTGTGCAGTCAGGTGGGGCTTCTCAGGCTCCTGGCGGCTGTCCCCTCACCGTGGTCTTTCCCGAGTGGGTGTGCTCTGGTGGCTGTGACCCCCAGGGTTCAGGGTCATCACAGACTGACCTCCTCCCCGCCCACAGGGAGGGGGACACGGGCACAAAGCACACGTGTGCCGGCAGGTGTGAGGCTTGTGCTCCGAGGTCAGTCAAGCGAGAGAAGAGCCCCTCCAGGAGGAGAGGGGTCCGTAGGAGGTGGGGCGGCATGAGGGTGGTACGCTGCTCTCTGGGGGCCGGAGACCTGGTGTGCGTTCCGGCAGCACTGGGGCATCTGTCCGAGGTtcgcggggggctggggggcagcgcGGCCAAGTCACCAAGGCCGGGTCTCCTCTGCAGTTCTTCGTGATGCTGCTCCTGGTGTTCCTGCTGGAGGCCACCGTCACCACCCTGTTTTTCGCCTGCACTGACAAGGTTCGGCCACCCCGCCCTCCCCAGCTTTGGGTGTGGGGGCTCTGATCTCCCCACCCAGCTGGCGGCCACCGTGCTGTGGTGACAAGGCCTTGGGCAGGGCTGGGAATGGTTGTCACAAGCCCCATGCCCGGTGCGGGTGGACGGCAGCCCCTGCCATCCACTCACTGGAAGACCCGGCTTTAACCGCAGCCACCAGAGGCCGGGCCTGGAGGTTTGGGGAGGTTTCTGGCCCTCCGAGAAGTGGGGGCGCAGGGGTGCGGTGCTGTGTTCTGGCTGAGCTCCTTACTGTCCTGGACTGTGTGTCTGTTGGGCAGGGAAAATCCCCCGTCCCCATTTACTTACTTACGTTACTGACTGCTCGTTTACATGTGTTTTGTACTCTGGGTTGTACCCTAGACCTGTGATCCTTATTTTGCTCACATTTTTGCACCTCTGCCCGTTGGGAGCTCTTGCTTGGCTCCTGGGTCCCTTTGGCATCCTCCCCTCGGTGTGCATTCTGGCGCTAGACGCCCCCCAGACCTAGCTGGGcgtctcctgccccagccctggaatcagcctTTCCtccaggagccctggttccttcaCTGGAGGACGGTCTGGGGAACCAAGTTCCGGGGGCTGGCGTGCTCCTCGCCACTGGGGCGTCGTAGCTTCTGGGCCCGTGAGCGGGCAGACGGAGCCGTGTGCTCACAACCACATGTACAGAGCGTGCTCGGTGTTTCTGTACGTGTTCGTCTGTCTCTGTACCTGAAGCTGAGGTGTCGGACTCAAGTGCCAGCCAGTGTGCAGCACCACagaggggccaggggcaggggcaggggcaggcaggggccaaGTCCTGGGCCTGGGCACAGGGATGGGGGCTTCTGGGAGGAGGGGACTCCAAGGAGGGAGACATTGGGCACA
Above is a genomic segment from Halichoerus grypus chromosome 11, mHalGry1.hap1.1, whole genome shotgun sequence containing:
- the TSPAN4 gene encoding tetraspanin-4 isoform X2 — translated: MRRSSTDESPYRRSPSPEGKEPGLARGGPFRRYSGLYGRAGAGDAGDGGDGGPFFGLHANPGPKAAQARHTSPKGSKYVVFYLDLSFIFLLELKRCSMARGCLQGVKFLMFAFNLLFWLGGCGILGVGIWLAATQGNFATLSSSFPSLSAANLLIVTGAFVMAIGFVGCIGAIKENKCLLLTFFVMLLLVFLLEATVTTLFFACTDKIDRYAQQDLKKGLHLYGTPGNVGLTNAWSIIQTDFRCCGVSNYTDWFEVYNATRVPDSCCLEFSEGCGLHAPGTWWKAPCYETVKMWLQENLLAVGIFGLCTALVQILGLTFAMTMYCQVVKADAYCA